tgagtggtggtggtggtggtagtaGTAGTTGGTTGTAGGGACCTGGAGCTGGGGATTTGGCTGCTCTTTATACAGCTCCGAGCTCCATTTGGCCACATTTGCGGCTCTCGACAAACTTCTTTCGGGAAGTAGCCCTAACTCACTCCCCACATGTACTTGCTGCACGAGAAAGGGAGGTGTGGGGGAGCTGAACGAGGGGCGGGAGGAGGCGGGAGAGTGTTGATCTGGGGTGTTTTGGCGGCTCTGAGTCGATTGGTGCTTGCAGATTCCACTTATCTGCTCTCCTTCCGCCGCCAGTCCCATCTCTTTGAAAAAACACCTGACTCCCTCGTCTCCACCATACTTGTCAGATGCACCTACAGAAACCGTATATCGCCAAGTGTGCAGTACGGTTGAGTCTAAAGCATGAGTTTGCCGGTCGGGCGGATTCGAAAAAGtcagagacaagagacGAAACCACAACAAAAGGCCAATCCATGCACATTGACCCCGCAATTGCTCCGCACATCCGGCCTCGTATCTGATGAGGGGTACTTCTTATGCGGCTTGCGGAGTCGGTTTTTTTACAGATCGCCTATCGCCTGGTCGTTTTCTCCCAGCCCAGCCCTACTCCTGCCCCGTTGTGCCTCTTAGTATTTCgcttgaaaaaaaaaatgagcCCACTTCAGCCCTTGttctctccatctcggTCGACTTGTTAGCGCCAACCTTGCCTTAGCGTGGGAAATACGACGGCCAGAGTATGATGCGTGAACTGAAGTGTTGGGGATGCACGGCTGGACCTTCCATTGGACTTTCTGTGGGGCTTCCTTGGGGGGCTCCTCGAACCTGTGGCGAGTACGAGCTCTTGTAGTGCCAAACAAGTGCCATTGCACCTCTCCAAACACCTACACAACTCCCCCAATGTAATCTTGTCATCCACGGACAAGTATAAGAACCCCTCTAAACCCTGTAAACTCACTCATCCTTATTCCTACCAGTACCAGAACGGCTAAGAGTAccacctactgtactcactCTCACTTACGCAACATAATTACAACAGGCTCAGAACATTGTGCTCAACAAGTTGCATGTCCGGAGTCTCGGTCGGCCGACTTAGGTTTGAGATTTTCCGGTACCTGTACTTGGTGATATAGCGGTGGCCTTTGGTACGAGGAGTACTCACTCGCCCAGGAAGACGTGTTGATCCCAGCACCAATACCGTACAATGGTGCTCGCTACACTGCTGTTTGCTCGCGGTGCCAAATTTCAAAGAAGACCTTTCGTTAGTGCGCCGGTACCGTACCGTTAGAGTATCGCTATCTCTCTGGGCTGATCTGTCATCAGACTCGGCACGGAATGGTATTACGCTCAGCGACCTACTGTGTAATCCCTCAACCTAGACTCTCCGTAGCTATCGCGGGATTTGAATGGGGTGATTTGGATGAGTGCACGACGGGGTTTATACGGGACAGGGCTGTCGGTTGGCACGCACGGTCTTGGTCTCACTGGATCAATTTACTCCATACTCCGAGATGCAGCATCCATGTCCGGTGGCTAGTGCCGTACGTGGAATGTTCGAGCAATGTGCAACTGGGTGTAGGCTGTGTCTCGGATGTGAATTGGTTGTGGTCGACACGTCTTGACTACACCAAGTGAAGCTTCATCAACTCCCCAGCTATGGCAACAGTCTAATCAGCAACTTCTCTACTTTAGTTGATTGACTAGTTGACTTTTTGTTGAACAAAGTTTCGGAATTTTCAAGTTGTTCTGGAATTCAGTCGGAAGTCATAACTTCAAATCAGAATCTCAAGTCGGAGAATCATAGGGCAAAAACACACCCCCATCCCAATCCATCTAAACCTCGCCCCAtttgctcctcctcgccctTCTGAACTAGCCTATCTCCCATCTCATTACGTCAGCAACACCCTGACTCTCCCACCGCATCACATGACCGTGCATGCACATCTCCTAGTGAGCCATCGGTCATCTACAACACACACCATGGcgaagaaaaagaagttGGACGACGGAAAAGCCCAGGAAATGCCCGAGTCGGGAGATGAAAAcgaagaggaagatgaggacGACGGCCAGGGACTTACGTCGTTACTGGGCAACAACGCCAGTGGAGAAATGACCAACCAGGAAATGGAGGCCGAAAAGCTGCGGATTCTCATGAAGAACTTCGACACCGAGCAGATGAACCGATACGAGGTCTTTCGACGAGCTAACATCAACCGGCCCGGTGTGAAAAAGCTCGCCAACGCTGTTCTCAACCAGAGTATCACCGCCAACGTCGCGGTGGTACTGTCAGGTATCTCCAAGGTGTTTATTGGAGAGATCAtcgagaaggccaaggacgtgCAACTGCGGATGAACCCGCGATATGAGGGAGACGACACTTACGAAAACGCGTCGCCTCTGTTGCCAGAACATGTGCGGGAGGCCTGGAGAATGTACAAGTTGGAAAGTGGACAGGTTCCCAATGCTCATTGGAGACGAcagggaggaggaggagatggacgCATGTTTAGATAGTATTTATTAGTAATGAAACAATGACTTAGAAAGTGGGTCACAGCACCCAATATGTCTACTTttagctactgtactgtatgtcTCGTGAGAAAATAATGTActtactacttgtagcggTACCTATAGCGATACTAATCACATGAGACACAATATAGATCCTCAACGAACATGTCTGCGCTCAAATGTTGGCAGAAATATGCCCGCCCTTGTTAGTTCTCCCCTTCTTATCCTCCAGATCATACCGCTTGCTCTCCTTGGACGTGTTGATCTGCACACAAAGAGACCGCTTGTCGGTATCAAACAGCTCATTGTAGAACTGCTTCATCTCTTCAAGAGACACCGTTTTGGCCAGCTCGATTGCTTCGGCGTCAACATTGAAGCCCCAGCTGTTGCACAGCTTGCTCCAAACATGCCGAGACTGTACCATCAACGACTTGGGAGGTTTGGACACCTGGGCAATGAATCCAGCAGTGTACTTTTCAAACTCCTCGACCGTCATCTTTTCCATAATGGCAGCCATGTGCACAGTGAGGAACTCGTCCATTAGAGCCTTGACATCGTCAGCATGGTAGGCCGACTGGGTGAGTAGAGAAAGACCACCAGTGGAAAAGTTGCGTTCAAATCCCGCTCGAGCAACGTAACCAAGCTGTTTCTTGGTTCGCAGAAACGTAAACGCAGGCTCCTTGATTATATAAGCCAACAGGCGGGCCTTTTCAACCTGCGTCGACTCAAAGTAATACAGAACACAGTTGTCAGCATTGTCCACATTGAGAGAGGGTCTAGCAGCAATCTTGGAGCCATAAAGGGGTGTAGAGATCAGTTTTTGAGGCAGATTAAGCACATCTCCACACTTGAACTCTTCAATAACTCTGCCATGAATCTCATGGGCCTTGGACTCGCTGAAATTGCCTGAGACCAAAACTCGAGGAGAGCATTCGGAAATGATCTTGGCCATATGAGCCCTGACTTCCTCAAGAGTGATTTCCTTTTCTTCTATGGAAGCTAGACGCTCTTCCAAAGTGAACTGTTGCTCATCGACTTCGGCAGAAAGATACTCGTCAATGATCTGGAACGAGCTGTTGAACTTGGCGTTGGAAAGAGCTCGCTTGAGTCGCTCAAGACGCAGACTAAACCGTCCAGGGTCGATATCAGACTTGAGAGTCTCGTACGACTGATCCAACAACACAGACAGCTTGTCATTGAACCCAGCAACCTGCACAATCACTCCATAGGTGCCTCTGTGGATGGAAAGACCGAGACCGGCAGAGGCAGCatcgtacgagtacttttCAGCAGCATCACTCCACAGACTGCATGCGAGACGGGTTAGCAATGAGTTTCTGACTGTGTCGCTAGCATTTGGATGGTTCAATCCGACAATAATCATACCTTTGGGGGTTTCAAACATGTGATCTGGGAAGTAAGACAATGTGGGAGAAAGAGTCTTGGGCTTGTAGTACTCTGTCAAAGGGATatcttccttcttctcattcAAAATAGTAAACTCCTCTGCAATGTAAGGATTTTTCTGAGGGAGATGGAATCTCTTGGGAAAAGAAGATTTGAGCGCCTCACTAAACTTGTCCACAGTCTCTTTCTTTAACTGAGAAACACTGTACTTGGTTCCGCAGTGCTGTTCAGTCAAATCACACTTGTCCTTCACTTCAGGAGCCACAAGAGTCACTCTGAGGTTATCAGGAGTCAATCTGGTCAGAAACTCCACCAGAACTTCTGCATTGTAGGTCTTCATCAGGTGGTTGTAGCTCACTACCTCCGATGCAGCACACTGCTTGTTGGCAAAAGTTGCTGACAATGCGGATGCCTCGCTCATGATCTGAGTGGGAGTCTCTTTGAAATCGAAAAACAGCTGACAGATGTCCTTGGACTCATCAAAGAACCACTTTTGGGGGCCCTCAGCCCGCAGCATAGCCAAATACTCGAATAGAGCTGCTCCGATTTCTTCAGTATGCTGTGCACCCTCAGTGGTGAGATTCACTGTCACAGAAAAGAGCCCTCCCTCGGAAGAGAGATAGTTGATATGAGCAGACACAGAGTCGGCCCAGCCCTTTTGTTTGAGGTACCAGTACAGACTTCCGGGTGATTCGTGGCCCACCAGCTGTGCGTAGTACGAATTGACGGAGTACTCTCCCAGTTGTCTCCATCCAGGCACCTCAAATTCGTACTTGACAAACCGTTTCTCTGAGAGCGGCACAATCTGCAGAAACGAGTTTCGGGGGTCCAGCATGGGCTGTTTGAGTACTGGAATGGGCAGGTTCTTGTTAGGAATGTCCTCGAAAACCTGCACCAGATTCTCCAGCTCGCCCATGTCGCGGCCCATGAGCACCAGGCGCATCTTGGACGCACAATACTGGTTCTTGTGGAACTCTAGAAGCCGATCTCGCACTCCAGGCTTGTCCAGAGTGTGTTTGCTGCCTGTACTGAACTTGTGGTGGGGGTGCTCTTTACTACCCGTCAGTCTAGATACATGCAAGATACGCCTGGAGTCCAACTGTGTGTTTTTCTCGTGCTCCGAGTTGACGGCGTTGATTTCACGGTCTTTGCAGTCCGGATCGAATAGCGGCTCGATGAAAAACTGCGCAAAGCGGTCCACGGCTTCTTGGAACGCGCTGTTTTTGATCTGGAAGTGGTAGTTGGTGATCTGGGTGGACGTGAAGGCGTTACTAGCGCCGCTGTTGGTCAAAATGAACTGCTTGTACTCGTTCTCGCGAGGGTACTTTTTGGTGCCCAGAAACATGAGGTGCTCGCAGAAATGCGCCAGCCCAGGCAAGTCTTCGGGATCATCGTAGTAGCCGGCATGAACGGCTAGAGAGGCCGAAGACATGGTGGTCGTCTTGTCTGCCACCAGCAGAGCCTCGAGGCGGTTGCCGAGCCGCACAGACTTGTAATCGCGCGAATCCAGACGCGGTTTCACAATTGGTGTTTCCATGGCGAGTTTCAGGCCGTTTCTCAGATGTGGGAGCATGACAAAATAAGAGGTCGGATGTCTGACGACTTATCAGCGCAGGGTCAGGAAGCTTATTTGAAGtgtgggttttttttttgttgttgtttttttgttttttgttttttttgagagGATTTCGGGAGAAACTTGGAGAGGAGCAATGTGGAAAATTCAAGCCCCCTTCATGATATCTACGCGTTGTTCTTTCGTCAAAGTGTCTATGAGCTTCACTCCGGCCTCATCTGATGTTCTTTGAAGGCATGTAGACCATACACTTCTTCAGCGCTAGCCATTGTAGTGGAGCTACCTTACCACATTCAATTACCACCACCCCTGGGGCCTGGATGAATAATTCATTCACTTATAATTGGCTGTGCGTGACACCTCTTGCCACGTACAACATGCTGATAAATACCTTGACCAAATACCCCTCCCCTATGGCCCTATAGCTTCACCTCCTGCCTGGTAGGATCGCTGCTTCGACGCTGTagctctggaggagtagAGCTCCATTCGGATGAACTGCCCTCCATGGGAACAGGAGGAGTCCCCAGAGGAGGCACCGAGTGGCCCACAAAATGCCGACGTCGCTCAGTCATCAATAAATGCATCTGGTGACGCAGACCTGAAACCACATTCACAATTGCATGGATGTCGTCTCGAGTCCGCATGTTTTCCCGCATCGTCTGCATCGACGTGTTCACCTCGTAGTCCGCCAGCAACTGGTTGATGGCCAGGATGTCGCCTCTCATCTTGTCACACTCAGTTCGCACACCTTGTAGATCGTCTCGCGTGACACTGGGAAGCAGCTCAAAGCCCGCATCTGCAGACTGCTGGAGATCCAGACGATCTAGGCGATACCGTAGCGCCTGGTTCTCGTGTCGGAGGCCTTCAATTTTTTCCTCCTGGGCTTCCAAAACAGGTGCCAGCTGAGAATACGTGCAGGAAGCTGTATGAATGTGGCTCAGACGTCTTGCACCTTCCCATCGACACCCAAACTTCTCGGCCGGACAACTAATGGGTCGTTCCGAACACTCGGACATGTGATCGTCATGTAGCTGTGCGGTGATTGTCTCCTGACAGAATAGACAGCTCAAATGTGACTCTGTACACTCCTGTTTGCAGTGATCAATGTAAGCAATGAAGGGCATTTCCACGTCGCATCCTTGCAAGCACGTGACCTTGGTATGCACACACGTAACGCCCGGCAGACGCTGTTGCAACTCCTTGATATGTTCTTCCGCCACATAGCGTCGATGCACCAGTTCGCCACATACTGTCCCCTCTTCCGTCTTGCCGCGACATGGGACCTGTGCATAGTCGCACTGTTGACGGCAGTGCATTTCCATCTGGCTTCGGGGCCCCACATGTGCACAGCCTCGGTTTGTGAACGGGCACTTGACCTGCAGCTCGTTCACCAGATCAACCAGCACCAGGGGCGCTGGCTGTAGCGTTTCTGGGTCGATTTGGCTGCGGCAAATGGGACAGCGGTTGCCCGAGTCCGCCACACGCATTGTAGACAGAATGCACAGCCGGCAGAAGGTGTGGCCACACTTTGTGGAGTATGGAGTCACGAATCCACAGGTGCACACTGGGCATGACAGTTGCTCCGGCAGGTCCATGTATTCGAGCGACCAGTAGTCCAGGGTGATGTTTTCGTCCCCTGGCGGCAGCGTTCTTGCTAGAGGTTCCATTTGGTGTAGATGTGTATTCGTAGATGTTGTACCAGTAAGTAGTGCAGTTTGGCGGGTGCCAGTGGTATTTTTAGTATGGGGTAATACTGGAGCATAATGTTAACGGTGCGCCACATACACAGCGGCTGACTAAGGTTGGCAGTTCGGTTCCAGTGGGTAAACACGACTGTTAACATTATTACAGCCGGTCTACATACTGCGATAAGACGACAGCAGCGAGCGACCGATAACGACAAAGACGACCACAGAAGGCGATCAAAGGAAGcgatacacacacaaacagctctcTCGGTCTTTATCAGAACACTAGTCCCATCTCTTTTTTGCTTGCTCACaggtatcgtacatacatacttACTTCAATGACAAACCTGGTACTCTTGGTGGACCAGACCCAAGTGGCTATTGACGAACGAGAGCGGCTGACGCTGCTGGGAATCAAGGCGGCGGAGTCGGACGACCGCGACATTGAGCGGGCGCTGGAAAACATCAAACAGGGCCTTTTGGACAACCGACAAGCAGCAACCCACGGAAAGGATGTTGGAACCCTGACCCGAGTGCGAGAGGACTACCACAACCTGGTGCAGGCGTACGAGAAGATCAGTGACACGGATCTGCCGGACTTGTATCTCAACGAGTCGCTGTTCGTCAGCAAAAAGAAGTCGGTCAAGTTCCGAGACAACAACCTGGAGGAAACCAGTGGTGCCCATAGTCTCAACGACCAGCACCGAGACTTTGAACCATACCGAGACGACCCCGAGGCCCTGATTCCCGAGAGATACACAGACGAAGAGCCCAGCCCAGCAGCCCGATTCGAGGGGCTGTCGACACAGCAGGTTGTGTACTCGCAAAGAGAAGACATGGGCGAGCAGGACGAGCGACTGAGTACTCTAGCTCAGTCGGTTTCTCGCCAGCATCAGCTCAGTCTGCAGATTGGAGCCGAAGTCGACTCCCATAACGTCATGCTGGACGATATTGAGGCCCAGGTGGACAACAGTGACGGACGTCTGAATCTGGCTCGACGACGACTGGACGACTTTTCGCGACGAGCCAAGGAGTCCGGCTCGCTGCTGACCATCATAATTCTGGTCTTCATTCTCATTATCTTGATTGTATTGTTGAGCTAGATCAAGACGCTTGACAAAAGACATGACCAAAATAATGACCACCTTTATGACTGTAAGATTAATGAGATATGACTTTGTATAGAGTAGGGCGGTGAAGGAGTGTACAAGAAGTGGTGAAAGAGGTGTAAAGTGAATCACACTGTAGCTAGTCTCCCTTGGTCGCGCGATAGTAACCGACCTACAACCACTGTACTGCCACACggtatatacttgtacagtatgtactcgtacattcATTGTTTTGTAGTCGTTGAGTCCAACCTGACTGAAGTGTCTTGGTAGACAGGAATGACTTGCTGGTAAGAGGAAGAGTAGGAAAGAGGGACATCTGCTGTATATAACTTGTCTCAATGCGGGTTCAAGTACTGCTTGTACTCAAACACTTGTCCAGGCATGACACATTGTTGTAGACCTATTCTACTTCCCGGATGTATAGCGTACGGTTATATCATCTTATTAGATGATACTGTTTTATAAACAAGCCGCGTCTTGGTCTCGCACCTGTTCATGTCACTACTTTTAGTCACTCTGAGctgctgtacaagtagttggcTCCAGTCTAATGTGGATCACTTTTCAGTCTAGAGGACTCGCATACGGAACACtggtcgtacttgtatgtcGTTGACAGACCAAAGAGTCTACAAGAACCCTTCCTGGCTACACCTCTTCATGACCATGCGGCTGTTGCGCTCACAGAGCCTTCATAAACGATAATGTACATTAATCGCATCATAGCACGGTTTTCGCCCATCTCTAAGAGTCTGAGGAAATCAACGTGCTCCGCTTAAATAAGTTATGATGCAATAAATATCTAGAGCTTCCGAGGGGAGCCGGTATCCATGTTGGTAGGGGTGGAAGCTCGTCCGGTGGCGGGATCGATGATCTCAAGCGCCTTTTTGGCCCGGGTCACGCCGGCAGAGCCGCTGGGAGAGGGCGAAAGAGGggacgagtacgagtagttgGATCCGCCGTACTGTCTGGAGATGGCGTTTCGCAGCTCCTGGTCGGGCGTCAGCATATGGGGGGATGCATTGTTGAGTCGTTCTTcctcgaggaggttggGGCAGAACTCGACGTCGTCGAGCGAGTCAAACGTCCGTCCGGCGTTGAATTTGATTCGTGAAGTTGCCACTAGGTTAGTATGTTGCTTTGGGCGTGTTGCGTGGGTCTTGTCCTTCCTCCACCTTAAGAGATCAGCCAGGGGTAGTGGAAGGAGAGATGAAGAGGTGATGGGTTGGGATGGACACAAGCAGTTCGGTCATCGGATTTGACAGTCTTGAACACGCTTTCCCCCGCGATCACGGCCTTCTTCACCACCTGCTTGGTGGCCCACCTACATTCTCTCCGTGGAGAAGCACATGAACGCGAGCAAGTACAAGATGCACGTGTGACCAGACAAGTAGAGAgggggagagagagatgcgccaaagacacaaacaccgtGGTAGTGCTGGTCTCTTCCGGCCTCCCACTCTCCAGTCCTACTAGTCCCCTCCCTTCTGCTCCTCTCCCGTCCTAGGCCCCGGGTTCTGTGCTGTGTCacggttttttttttccgtgTCGGATCATACTCACAATTCTGCATTCTCACAACCTCCGAGTTGTACCCGCTCGGGTAGTTTGCTGAGTATCCCTGGTATTGTGGCGGTCTCGAGTACATCTGAGTCTGTGCAAAAAAGGGGGTTTCGTTTTGGCGCTGAATTTTGAAAGTGGGTGCTGGTGGAGCCTTAGGTCGAACGTGGTGTAGTGAGTGTGGTGTTGGGTGAGTTGGTTGAAAGAAGTTGCACACAACCTGCTCAATATATGCTTTGGACATTATGTATCTTCGGCTAAGCTTTTTGCGAGAGTGGTGAAAAAGAGCTTGTGTCGGATTTTGGTACCGCGAACTTAgttttttccagcagcttcaacCGCCTCGACAAGACGATATCTACCGCGAAAAATGACGTTGTGGATGCGCACAGGCCCGCGTCTGGCCTTGCCACGTGTCCGGCAGCCATTGGCCGTGCAGATACAGACCCGACACAGCTCGTTCAGCCTGCGAAAAGCCACCGATAAGAAGAAGACCCCCAACCCGGCTAAACAGTCGCAGGGGCCTGAACGAACCCGATTCGCGCCGTCGCCAACAGGCCTGCTGCATCTCGGCTCGTTGCGAACGGCCCTCTACAACTACCTGCAGGCCAAGGTGACGGCGGGACAGTTCCTGCTGCGAGTGGAGGACACAGATCAGACCCGACTGGTGCCTGGGGCCGAAGAACATCTGTACCAGACTCTGGACAAGCTGGGGATCAAGGCTGACGAAAGCCCCAAGGTGGGAGGACCCTACGGACCGTACAAACAGTCGGAGAGATCGGACATTTACAGAAAGTACGtggaccagctgctggagtcgGGACATGCGTACAAGTGCTACTGTTCCAAGGACCGACTGGATGATCTGCGAGACAGTGCGCGGGCTCTCGTGCCTCCTTCCATGGCCTCCTACGACCGAAAGTGCGCGCATGGCGTGGCTTCCGACTCCAACAACGGAGAATATGTCGTGCGTTTCAAGGCCCCCGACCTATACCCTTCTTACACGGACGAATTGCATGGACAGGTGAACATCCAGGTGCAGAGAAACGCCAACGATACCCGGTTTGACGACATTGTGCTTCTCAAGAGCGACGGACTGCCCACTTACCATCTTGCCAATGTCGTTGACGACCACCTCATGAAGATCACCACGGTTATTCGGGGCGAAGAATGGATGCCCTCCACCCCCAAGCACATTGCTCTGTATGAGGCGTTTGGCTGGACCCCTCCTCGGTTTGTGCACATTCCCCTGCTGACTTCTGTggacaacaagaagctcagTAAGCGGTCTGGGGACATCGACGTCATGTCTCTTCTTGAGAACGGCTATCTGCCCGAGGCCATTCTCAACTTTGTCCTGCATTTCGGCTGGTCCCACAACCACATTCAGGCGTCGGATCGAATCGGTCTGTCGCGAATGGAGCAGATTTTCGACCTCAAGACCCTTACCAAGGGCAATGCCAAGGTCGACTTCAGCAAGCTTGTCTACTACAACAAACACTACATGTATGGTCGAATCAAAAACCCGGGAGACAAGGAGTGGATCAAGCCGTACTACGAGgccatgaagaaggagacggGCACCACCAAGACGCTGGACGACTGCCTGACCGCCATGGAGATCATGAAGGGTTCCTTTGGCAacgtggaggagtttgTAACCACCTGTCGGTTCCTGTTTGAGCGGCCCATGCGGCCCATGCTcactctggaggaggagaagatggttCGAACCATTGCagaggccaaggacgtCAAGATGGGCATTGCTATACTGGATACCCGATACGATAAGAAGCAGATTTACCAGGTGCTTCGTAAGGTCATTGCTGACGGCACTCCGGGGGCGAGCATGGACAAGATCCGGTGGTTTCTAggcaaggaggaggttcaGGCGAGATTGGAGGGGTTTTAACGAGCAAACTCATGTGGGGCAGTGGTCGGGTTAGTGTGACCGTGGTTCCGTCAGTCGGATAATGATCGGGACAGTCTGACAATCACCGTTGGAGCTCGTTTTGGTACAACCCTTTCGGGGAATCATGTAAATAGCGAATACCATAACATTGGAAGGATCAGGGGTGGGTTGCGACCCTCTTGGAAGAAGGATCAATGAAGGGGCGAAAAAAATGAGGTACTACATACTGACACGGTGCATTTACGAAGGAGAAGTGTCATGTTTGAGACTATCGGTGCAAGTGCCATACCTCTAACG
This genomic interval from Yarrowia lipolytica chromosome 1E, complete sequence contains the following:
- a CDS encoding uncharacterized protein (Compare to YALI0E17809g, similar to Saccharomyces cerevisiae TAF11 (YML015C); ancestral locus Anc_5.546, weakly similar to uniprot|Q9US54 Schizosaccharomyces pombe Putative transcription initiation factor tfIID subunit), giving the protein MTVHAHLLVSHRSSTTHTMAKKKKLDDGKAQEMPESGDENEEEDEDDGQGLTSLLGNNASGEMTNQEMEAEKLRILMKNFDTEQMNRYEVFRRANINRPGVKKLANAVLNQSITANVAVVLSGISKVFIGEIIEKAKDVQLRMNPRYEGDDTYENASPLLPEHVREAWRMYKLESGQVPNAHWRRQGGGGDGRMFR
- a CDS encoding uncharacterized protein (Compare to YALI0E17831g, similar to uniprot|Q06010 Saccharomyces cerevisiae YLR389c STE23 protease involved in a-factor processing), whose translation is MLPHLRNGLKLAMETPIVKPRLDSRDYKSVRLGNRLEALLVADKTTTMSSASLAVHAGYYDDPEDLPGLAHFCEHLMFLGTKKYPRENEYKQFILTNSGASNAFTSTQITNYHFQIKNSAFQEAVDRFAQFFIEPLFDPDCKDREINAVNSEHEKNTQLDSRRILHVSRLTGSKEHPHHKFSTGSKHTLDKPGVRDRLLEFHKNQYCASKMRLVLMGRDMGELENLVQVFEDIPNKNLPIPVLKQPMLDPRNSFLQIVPLSEKRFVKYEFEVPGWRQLGEYSVNSYYAQLVGHESPGSLYWYLKQKGWADSVSAHINYLSSEGGLFSVTVNLTTEGAQHTEEIGAALFEYLAMLRAEGPQKWFFDESKDICQLFFDFKETPTQIMSEASALSATFANKQCAASEVVSYNHLMKTYNAEVLVEFLTRLTPDNLRVTLVAPEVKDKCDLTEQHCGTKYSVSQLKKETVDKFSEALKSSFPKRFHLPQKNPYIAEEFTILNEKKEDIPLTEYYKPKTLSPTLSYFPDHMFETPKGMIIVGLNHPNASDTVRNSLLTRLACSLWSDAAEKYSYDAASAGLGLSIHRGTYGVIVQVAGFNDKLSVLLDQSYETLKSDIDPGRFSLRLERLKRALSNAKFNSSFQIIDEYLSAEVDEQQFTLEERLASIEEKEITLEEVRAHMAKIISECSPRVLVSGNFSESKAHEIHGRVIEEFKCGDVLNLPQKLISTPLYGSKIAARPSLNVDNADNCVLYYFESTQVEKARLLAYIIKEPAFTFLRTKKQLGYVARAGFERNFSTGGLSLLTQSAYHADDVKALMDEFLTVHMAAIMEKMTVEEFEKYTAGFIAQVSKPPKSLMVQSRHVWSKLCNSWGFNVDAEAIELAKTVSLEEMKQFYNELFDTDKRSLCVQINTSKESKRYDLEDKKGRTNKGGHISANI
- a CDS encoding uncharacterized protein (Compare to YALI0E17853g, some similarities with uniprot|Q8NIS5 Neurospora crassa Related to traf5 protein), whose amino-acid sequence is MEPLARTLPPGDENITLDYWSLEYMDLPEQLSCPVCTCGFVTPYSTKCGHTFCRLCILSTMRVADSGNRCPICRSQIDPETLQPAPLVLVDLVNELQVKCPFTNRGCAHVGPRSQMEMHCRQQCDYAQVPCRGKTEEGTVCGELVHRRYVAEEHIKELQQRLPGVTCVHTKVTCLQGCDVEMPFIAYIDHCKQECTESHLSCLFCQETITAQLHDDHMSECSERPISCPAEKFGCRWEGARRLSHIHTASCTYSQLAPVLEAQEEKIEGLRHENQALRYRLDRLDLQQSADAGFELLPSVTRDDLQGVRTECDKMRGDILAINQLLADYEVNTSMQTMRENMRTRDDIHAIVNVVSGLRHQMHLLMTERRRHFVGHSVPPLGTPPVPMEGSSSEWSSTPPELQRRSSDPTRQEVKL
- a CDS encoding uncharacterized protein (Compare to YALI0E17875g, similar to Saccharomyces cerevisiae SYN8 (YAL014C); ancestral locus Anc_7.92, weakly similar to uniprot|P31377 Saccharomyces cerevisiae YAL014C STX8 Syntaxin 8 (SNARE protein related to mammalian syntaxin 8)), whose amino-acid sequence is MTNLVLLVDQTQVAIDERERLTLLGIKAAESDDRDIERALENIKQGLLDNRQAATHGKDVGTLTRVREDYHNLVQAYEKISDTDLPDLYLNESLFVSKKKSVKFRDNNLEETSGAHSLNDQHRDFEPYRDDPEALIPERYTDEEPSPAARFEGLSTQQVVYSQREDMGEQDERLSTLAQSVSRQHQLSLQIGAEVDSHNVMLDDIEAQVDNSDGRLNLARRRLDDFSRRAKESGSLLTIIILVFILIILIVLLS
- a CDS encoding uncharacterized protein (Compare to YALI0E17897g, weakly similar to uniprot|Q96U62 Neurospora crassa Conserved hypothetical protein) — translated: MSKAYIEQVVCNFFQPTHPTPHSLHHVRPKAPPAPTFKIQRQNETPFFAQTQMYSRPPQYQGYSANYPSGYNSEVVRMQNLATSRIKFNAGRTFDSLDDVEFCPNLLEEERLNNASPHMLTPDQELRNAISRQYGGSNYSYSSPLSPSPSGSAGVTRAKKALEIIDPATGRASTPTNMDTGSPRKL
- a CDS encoding uncharacterized protein (Compare to YALI0E17919g, similar to uniprot|P48525 Saccharomyces cerevisiae YOL033w MSE1 glutamyl-tRNA synthetase mitochondrial singleton, similar to Saccharomyces cerevisiae MSE1 (YOL033W); ancestral locus Anc_7.100); protein product: MTLWMRTGPRLALPRVRQPLAVQIQTRHSSFSLRKATDKKKTPNPAKQSQGPERTRFAPSPTGLLHLGSLRTALYNYLQAKVTAGQFLLRVEDTDQTRLVPGAEEHLYQTLDKLGIKADESPKVGGPYGPYKQSERSDIYRKYVDQLLESGHAYKCYCSKDRLDDLRDSARALVPPSMASYDRKCAHGVASDSNNGEYVVRFKAPDLYPSYTDELHGQVNIQVQRNANDTRFDDIVLLKSDGLPTYHLANVVDDHLMKITTVIRGEEWMPSTPKHIALYEAFGWTPPRFVHIPLLTSVDNKKLSKRSGDIDVMSLLENGYLPEAILNFVLHFGWSHNHIQASDRIGLSRMEQIFDLKTLTKGNAKVDFSKLVYYNKHYMYGRIKNPGDKEWIKPYYEAMKKETGTTKTLDDCLTAMEIMKGSFGNVEEFVTTCRFLFERPMRPMLTLEEEKMVRTIAEAKDVKMGIAILDTRYDKKQIYQVLRKVIADGTPGASMDKIRWFLGKEEVQARLEGF